In the Nerophis ophidion isolate RoL-2023_Sa linkage group LG01, RoL_Noph_v1.0, whole genome shotgun sequence genome, one interval contains:
- the LOC133550894 gene encoding gastrula zinc finger protein XlCGF17.1-like isoform X3 codes for MDDYCYAKMVTSCQREHERQSATKKKTKDEDIQQLFGHPEELTGGSSTLKQETPQPPNFKKEEEELRITQEEADLTKFPLTVVSVKIEEKPQVDNLLAPLSDSEAKDEVEVPLSSDTDCEGDMRTHADNKHFESSKEKRGKQCFSCSVCDKMFTRKRDLTQHIRTHTGEKPFSCSVCSKSFSQKSNLTPHMRTHTGEKTFSCSVCGQCFTLKCNLTHHVRTHTGEKTSLCSVCGQSFSQKSNLTQHMRTHDGQKPFGCSVCGKSFSQKSSLTLHMRTHTGQKTFNCSVCGKGFSQKGSLTRHKTTHTGDKPFNCSVCGKGFSQKSGLTKHLRRLNEEKPFSCSVCGKQFHLNADALKHIKTHTQE; via the exons atggacgactactgctatgctaagatggtgacgtcatgtcaaagagaacaTGAAAGACAATCAGCAACCAAAAAAAAGACCAAAGATGAAG acatccagcAGCTGTTTGGTCATCCAGAAGAACTGACAGGagggagctccactttgaagcaggagactccacagCCACCCaactttaaaaaggaagaggaggaactccggatcactcaggaggaagctgatctcaccaagtttccactgactgttgtctctgtgaagattgaagagaaaccacaagtagacaacctcttagcgccactatcagatagtgaagCTAAAGACGAGGTTGAAGtacctttgagcagcgatacagactgtgaaggtgatatgaggactcacgctgacaacaaacactttgaATCCTCTAAAGAGAAGAGAGGTAAACAATGTTTCAGCTGCTCAGTTTGTGATAAAATGTTTACTCGAAAGAGAGATTTGACTCAacacataagaacacacacaGGGGAAAAACCATTCAGCTGTTCAGTTTGCagtaaaagcttttctcaaaaaagCAACTTGACtccacacatgagaacgcacacaggtgaaaaaacatttagttgttcagtttgtggtcaGTGCTTCACTCTAAAATGCAATTTGACTCATCACGTGAGAACGCACACGGGCGAAAAAACCTCTCTTTGCTCTGTTTGTGGTCaaagcttttctcaaaaaagcaatttgactcaacacatgagaacgcacgaCGGCCAGAAACCATTtggttgttcagtttgtggtaaaagcttttctcaaaagagTAGCTTGACTCTGCACATGCGCACGCACACGGGACAAAAAACGTTCAATTGCTCAGTTTGTGGCAAAGGTTTCTCTCAAAAGGGCAGTTTGACTCGACACAAGACGACACACACAGGAGACAAACCCTTTAATTGTTCGGTTTGTGGTAAAGGTTTTTCTCAAAAGAGCGGCTTGACTAAGCACCTGAGACGACTCAATGaagaaaaaccatttagttgctCAGTTTGTGGTAAACAATTTCATCTTAATGCAGATGCattaaaacacataaaaacacacacgcaGGAATAA